One window of Aliarcobacter lanthieri genomic DNA carries:
- the plsY gene encoding glycerol-3-phosphate 1-O-acyltransferase PlsY, whose translation MDFFTNQNILFYLLAYLVGSIPFGLILAKTFAGVDIKSQGSKSIGATNVLRVVKEKDPKLAKKLGIATVILDALKGTILLLIGLYLNLSYETLWAMAVLSVLGHCYSIYLGLEGGKGVATGLGVYIVLIPYATLIGAIIWLFFAKVLKISSLSSLLGLIAVIISALFIYNGLNIGSNVPMFLIAFIILYKHIPNIIRIVKGEEKKVI comes from the coding sequence ATGGATTTTTTTACAAATCAAAATATATTATTTTATCTTTTGGCTTATTTAGTAGGCTCTATTCCTTTTGGATTAATTTTAGCAAAAACCTTTGCTGGAGTTGATATAAAATCGCAAGGAAGTAAAAGTATAGGTGCTACAAATGTGTTAAGAGTTGTAAAAGAAAAAGACCCAAAGCTAGCAAAAAAATTAGGTATCGCAACAGTAATACTTGATGCTCTAAAAGGAACTATTCTTTTACTAATTGGTCTTTACTTAAATCTTAGCTATGAAACTTTATGGGCAATGGCAGTTCTTAGTGTGTTAGGACATTGTTATTCAATATATTTGGGACTAGAAGGTGGTAAAGGAGTAGCTACAGGGCTTGGAGTTTATATTGTTCTTATTCCATATGCTACATTAATTGGTGCAATAATTTGGCTATTTTTTGCAAAAGTTTTAAAAATATCATCTTTATCTTCACTTTTAGGACTAATTGCTGTTATTATAAGTGCTTTATTTATCTATAATGGGTTAAATATTGGTTCTAATGTTCCTATGTTTTTAATTGCATTTATTATTCTTTATAAACATATTCCAAATATTATTAGAATAGTAAAAGGTGAAGAGAAAAAAGTGATATGA
- the nadA gene encoding quinolinate synthase NadA — MNLKEEILKLKKELDVTLVAHFYQRDEVFELADITGDSLELAKKVMNTNTEFVVFCGVGFMGESVKIMSPQKRVLMPRIACCAMARMIDEGYFEQNLKIINEAGIKNEDILPITYINSSARVKARVGMMGGMVCTSSNAYKIIEKGLKSGKKIFFVPDRCLGQNFAKSLNLKSAVVGDGSNLNEADIICYNGFCSVHQQFSVDDIDFYREKYPGILVAVHPECDPKVCDKADFVGSTSQLITYIKNLPIEQKVVVGTEFNMVNRLRDKNTYILSSTKPECPTMNETTLEHVYNTLKSIKDDNISKECEIFVDENTAKWAKVALERMFEV; from the coding sequence TTGAATTTAAAAGAAGAGATATTAAAACTAAAAAAAGAACTTGATGTTACGCTTGTAGCACACTTCTATCAAAGGGATGAAGTATTTGAATTAGCTGATATTACTGGTGATTCTTTAGAATTAGCAAAAAAAGTTATGAATACAAATACAGAGTTTGTAGTATTTTGTGGGGTTGGATTTATGGGAGAGAGCGTAAAAATAATGAGTCCACAAAAAAGAGTTCTAATGCCAAGAATTGCCTGTTGTGCAATGGCTAGAATGATTGATGAAGGATATTTTGAGCAAAATTTAAAAATTATAAATGAAGCTGGAATTAAAAATGAGGATATTTTACCAATTACATATATTAACTCTAGTGCAAGAGTAAAAGCAAGAGTTGGAATGATGGGTGGAATGGTTTGTACTTCTTCAAATGCTTATAAAATAATAGAAAAAGGTTTGAAAAGTGGTAAAAAAATATTTTTTGTTCCAGATCGTTGTTTAGGACAAAATTTTGCAAAATCATTGAATTTAAAATCAGCAGTTGTTGGTGATGGAAGTAATTTAAATGAAGCTGATATCATTTGTTATAATGGTTTTTGTAGCGTTCACCAACAATTTTCAGTTGATGATATAGATTTTTATAGAGAAAAATATCCAGGTATTTTGGTTGCAGTTCATCCAGAGTGTGATCCGAAAGTATGTGATAAAGCAGATTTTGTTGGTTCAACTTCACAATTAATAACATATATAAAAAATCTACCAATTGAGCAAAAAGTTGTTGTTGGAACAGAGTTTAATATGGTAAATAGACTTAGAGATAAAAATACATATATTTTAAGTTCAACAAAACCAGAGTGTCCAACAATGAATGAAACAACTTTGGAACATGTTTATAATACATTGAAATCTATTAAAGATGATAATATCTCAAAAGAGTGTGAGATTTTTGTAGATGAAAATACAGCAAAATGGGCTAAAGTAGCATTAGAAAGGATGTTTGAAGTATGA
- the nadC gene encoding carboxylating nicotinate-nucleotide diphosphorylase: protein MINIRKFVKNAINEDNGRGDLFFDIAPQGDFTAKIISKSDGILAGVKYVDILARTEKIKIEFLKQDGDKIVVGDILATLEGKASKLLSCERTMLNMLQHASGIATMANKYVTMLDGIDVVLLDTRKTRPQLRDFEKYASRIGGAINHRLGLDDCLMLKDTHLRTIDNLAEFVKKARKRISWVTKIEIECETLPQVIEAMAAGADIIMCDNMVPEQIKEVVLYRNENYPHIMLEASGNINIKTIRDYAKTGVDAISSGSIIHQATWLDFSMRVD from the coding sequence ATGATTAATATACGAAAGTTTGTAAAAAATGCAATTAATGAAGATAATGGAAGAGGAGATTTATTCTTCGATATAGCACCACAAGGAGATTTTACTGCAAAGATAATTTCAAAAAGTGATGGTATTTTAGCTGGAGTTAAATATGTAGATATTTTAGCTAGAACAGAAAAAATAAAAATAGAGTTTTTAAAACAAGATGGAGATAAAATTGTAGTTGGAGATATTCTAGCTACTTTAGAAGGTAAGGCTTCAAAGTTACTATCTTGTGAAAGAACTATGTTAAATATGTTACAACATGCTTCAGGTATTGCAACAATGGCAAATAAATATGTAACAATGCTTGATGGAATAGATGTAGTACTTTTAGATACAAGAAAAACAAGACCACAATTAAGAGATTTTGAAAAATATGCATCAAGAATTGGTGGTGCTATCAATCATAGGCTCGGGCTTGATGATTGTTTAATGTTAAAAGATACTCACCTTAGAACAATTGACAATCTTGCAGAATTTGTAAAAAAGGCTAGAAAAAGAATATCTTGGGTTACTAAAATAGAAATTGAGTGTGAAACACTTCCCCAAGTTATTGAAGCTATGGCTGCTGGAGCAGATATTATAATGTGTGATAATATGGTACCAGAACAAATAAAAGAAGTAGTTCTTTATAGAAATGAAAATTATCCACATATAATGTTAGAAGCTAGTGGAAATATAAATATAAAAACAATTCGAGATTATGCAAAAACAGGCGTTGATGCTATTAGTAGTGGAAGTATCATACACCAAGCAACTTGGCTTGATTTTTCAATGAGAGTCGATTAA
- the lpxC gene encoding UDP-3-O-acyl-N-acetylglucosamine deacetylase, whose amino-acid sequence MKQRTLKKSVDIVGIGLHKGVPVKMRLEPLPENSGIVIYRSDVGVTIPLKKEYVVDTKMATVLGKDGVIVSTIEHLLSAIYAYGIDNLRIVLDNDEIPVLDGSASGYCMLIEEAGIAELEATKKAIKIKKEVIVETEDGKKVSLKPSDRIVYDFEIKFNHPAIGTQKFHFDYSIEEYKENISKARTFGFLHEVQYLRSIGLALGGSMENAIVLDETKILNPEGLRYEDEFVRHKILDAIGDMALLEYTLIGEYDAIAGSHHLNHLLTKKLYEDKDNYEIIDLEEANSEAVIFEMAYAKERV is encoded by the coding sequence ATGAAACAAAGAACATTGAAAAAAAGTGTAGATATCGTTGGTATAGGGCTTCATAAAGGGGTCCCTGTAAAAATGAGGTTAGAACCATTACCAGAAAATAGTGGAATAGTAATTTATAGAAGTGATGTTGGAGTTACAATCCCATTAAAAAAAGAATATGTAGTAGATACTAAAATGGCAACAGTTTTAGGTAAAGATGGAGTTATCGTATCTACAATAGAACATCTTTTAAGTGCTATTTATGCTTATGGAATAGATAATTTAAGAATTGTACTTGATAATGATGAAATTCCAGTTTTAGATGGAAGTGCATCTGGATATTGTATGCTCATAGAAGAAGCTGGAATTGCTGAACTTGAAGCTACTAAAAAAGCAATAAAAATAAAAAAAGAAGTTATTGTTGAGACAGAAGATGGTAAAAAAGTTTCTCTAAAACCATCAGATAGAATAGTTTATGATTTTGAAATAAAATTTAATCATCCAGCTATTGGGACACAAAAATTTCATTTTGATTATTCAATAGAAGAGTATAAAGAAAATATTAGTAAAGCTAGAACATTTGGATTTTTACATGAAGTACAATATTTAAGAAGTATAGGTTTAGCTTTGGGTGGAAGTATGGAGAATGCTATTGTTTTAGATGAAACAAAGATTTTAAATCCAGAAGGTTTAAGATATGAAGATGAGTTCGTAAGACATAAAATTTTAGATGCTATTGGAGATATGGCTCTTTTAGAATATACTCTCATTGGAGAATATGATGCTATTGCTGGTAGTCATCATTTAAATCACCTTTTAACAAAAAAACTTTATGAAGACAAAGATAACTATGAAATTATAGATTTAGAAGAAGCAAATAGTGAAGCTGTAATTTTTGAAATGGCATATGCAAAAGAGAGAGTTTAA
- the thrB gene encoding homoserine kinase, producing MRVSVPATSANLGPGFDCLGLAVSLKNQVIIKPSKFHSVSLKGEGSNNPALKDNNMFISIFNDFYYNLTQKKRHFRFEFFNEIPLSRGLGSSSAVIVSAIASAYAIEGIKVDKSKLLNLSLAYENHPDNITPAVMGGFNVACVQENEVKYINKSIPKSLKAVIVVPNRPISTQLSRKTLPFKYSKEDAVFNISHSSLLTAAFMSENWDMLKYASQDVIHQKYRMKHMPELFEVQKTSLRSGSLMSTLSGSGSTLFSIAYSEDAPKIEQALKEKFPHFRVFTVDFDNYGVKIEI from the coding sequence TTGAGAGTAAGCGTTCCAGCTACAAGTGCAAATTTAGGGCCAGGATTTGATTGTTTAGGTTTAGCAGTAAGTTTAAAAAATCAAGTAATAATAAAGCCTTCAAAATTTCATAGTGTATCATTAAAAGGTGAAGGTTCTAATAATCCTGCACTAAAAGACAATAATATGTTTATATCAATTTTTAATGATTTTTACTATAATTTAACACAGAAAAAAAGGCATTTTAGATTTGAATTTTTTAATGAAATTCCATTGTCTCGTGGATTAGGAAGTTCATCAGCAGTTATTGTTTCAGCAATAGCAAGTGCTTATGCAATAGAAGGTATAAAGGTAGATAAAAGTAAATTATTAAATTTATCTTTGGCTTATGAAAATCATCCAGATAATATTACTCCAGCAGTTATGGGTGGATTTAATGTTGCTTGTGTTCAAGAAAATGAAGTTAAATATATAAATAAATCTATACCAAAAAGTTTAAAAGCTGTAATAGTTGTACCAAATAGACCTATTTCAACCCAATTATCAAGAAAAACACTTCCTTTTAAATATTCAAAAGAAGATGCAGTATTTAATATATCTCATTCATCACTTTTAACAGCAGCATTTATGAGTGAAAATTGGGATATGCTAAAATATGCTTCACAAGATGTAATTCATCAAAAATATAGAATGAAACATATGCCAGAACTTTTTGAGGTTCAAAAAACTTCTTTAAGAAGTGGTTCTTTAATGAGTACATTATCAGGTTCGGGTTCAACACTGTTTTCTATCGCTTATAGTGAAGATGCACCTAAAATTGAACAAGCACTAAAAGAAAAATTTCCTCATTTTAGAGTATTTACTGTAGATTTTGATAACTATGGTGTAAAAATTGAAATTTAG
- a CDS encoding DHH family phosphoesterase, with the protein MKKDFILNNKVDTNEYSKALKLIEKSRYILIITHVNPDPDSIGSALALSNLFAENKIKHKVFNVSSDLPQNLDFIPRFEKITHILPPFYDLAISVDCGTYKRLGFELPKNIPLINFDHHASNENFGTVNIVDPYKSSTAELVFEFFKYNGLNITKASAMSLYVGIYDDTLAFSLSRCDEQTFTKINFLVECGASPSYIANKLLRRDSLAKYRIIPKVLQSLELHKEGEVATIYALPQWFKQTGAHSRDCEDALDMIMSMAVVKLAYFVRSIDGFCRVSLRSKDNIDVSKIAMAFGGGGHFNASGCTLEIKDVVEAKNLILKEVIKVYG; encoded by the coding sequence ATGAAAAAAGATTTTATCTTAAATAATAAAGTTGATACAAACGAGTATTCAAAAGCATTAAAGCTTATAGAAAAGAGTAGATATATACTTATAATTACTCATGTAAATCCTGATCCAGATTCTATTGGTTCTGCTTTAGCTTTATCAAACTTGTTTGCAGAAAATAAGATAAAACATAAAGTTTTTAATGTAAGTAGTGATTTACCACAAAATTTAGATTTTATTCCTAGATTCGAGAAAATTACTCATATTTTACCACCATTTTATGATCTAGCAATTAGTGTTGATTGTGGAACATATAAAAGATTAGGTTTTGAATTACCTAAAAATATTCCTCTTATAAATTTTGATCATCATGCTTCAAATGAGAATTTTGGTACAGTTAATATTGTAGACCCATATAAAAGTTCAACAGCAGAACTTGTATTTGAGTTTTTTAAATATAATGGATTAAATATAACAAAGGCTAGTGCAATGTCACTTTATGTAGGAATTTATGATGATACATTGGCTTTTTCTTTAAGTAGATGTGATGAACAAACATTTACAAAAATTAACTTTTTGGTTGAATGTGGAGCAAGTCCTTCTTATATCGCAAATAAGCTTTTAAGAAGGGATAGTTTGGCAAAATACAGAATTATTCCAAAAGTTTTACAGAGTTTAGAATTACATAAAGAAGGTGAAGTAGCCACTATATATGCTTTGCCACAGTGGTTTAAACAAACTGGTGCTCATAGTCGTGATTGTGAAGATGCTTTAGATATGATTATGAGTATGGCAGTTGTAAAACTAGCATATTTTGTAAGATCAATAGATGGTTTTTGTAGAGTTTCTTTACGTTCAAAAGATAATATTGATGTGTCAAAAATTGCTATGGCTTTTGGTGGTGGAGGTCACTTCAATGCTTCTGGATGTACATTAGAAATAAAAGATGTAGTTGAAGCAAAAAATTTAATATTAAAGGAAGTTATAAAAGTTTATGGATAA
- a CDS encoding DUF448 domain-containing protein, with amino-acid sequence MANLKKILRTCIFCRAKLEQKELIRLKCLNKKLSLYDNFGRSFYICKPCSLSLDNVKDSKRYEKSLCKECKNKDEYVIQLKEILTDVR; translated from the coding sequence TTGGCTAATTTAAAAAAAATCTTAAGAACTTGCATATTTTGTAGAGCAAAATTAGAGCAAAAAGAGCTAATAAGATTGAAATGTTTAAATAAAAAATTGTCACTTTATGATAATTTTGGAAGAAGCTTTTATATTTGTAAACCTTGCAGTTTGAGTTTAGATAATGTAAAAGATAGTAAGAGATATGAAAAATCACTTTGTAAAGAGTGTAAAAATAAAGATGAGTATGTTATACAACTTAAGGAGATTCTAACAGATGTCAGATAA
- a CDS encoding M23 family metallopeptidase yields MDKKSGLLYISIAIMVILVVVLGVILTMDREKPNVYIQKEINQKDIFWNLQAPIKVEVSDKNKIKSFEAIIIDGQNEFAIESELIAEDKNSGVLTYELKPFKFNEVKSSNVILRIKARDNSNWNFFSGNEAIEDTNLIIDRRSPITSVLSNSYMLKQGGSGILIAEIKDENLKDYYVTFNDEVIFELFPFYKTGYYISIITWPIDIKEWKGVNIVAVDMAGNKSITKVPYYIQSFKEKVDNLNISDDFIYSVSKNVLELSNMDIPTNPVDIFVKANKDLRAENLKTVKNIVVKNFQDSQNMPFEVKTFIRMSNAKTFAMFGERRHYFYNGEKVDEAWHLGMDWASVRRADIVVSNPGKVIFRDYLGIYGESIIVDHGLGLASLYAHTSSQDVEVGDFVKAGQKIGNTGATGAVFGDHLHFGILVQGIEANPNEWLDSNWMKLNLTNTINDAIKIIDGNQK; encoded by the coding sequence ATGGATAAAAAAAGTGGATTATTATATATAAGTATAGCTATTATGGTTATTTTGGTTGTAGTTTTAGGTGTTATTTTGACTATGGATAGAGAGAAACCAAATGTTTATATTCAAAAAGAGATAAATCAAAAAGATATTTTTTGGAATTTACAAGCTCCTATAAAAGTTGAAGTTTCTGATAAAAATAAAATAAAATCTTTTGAAGCTATAATAATTGATGGACAAAATGAATTTGCAATAGAGAGTGAACTTATAGCTGAAGATAAAAATAGTGGAGTTTTGACTTATGAGTTAAAACCATTTAAATTTAATGAAGTAAAATCTTCAAATGTAATACTTAGAATAAAAGCAAGAGATAATAGTAATTGGAACTTTTTTAGTGGAAATGAAGCAATTGAAGATACAAATCTTATAATTGATAGAAGAAGTCCTATTACAAGTGTTTTATCAAACTCTTATATGTTAAAACAAGGTGGAAGTGGAATTTTAATAGCTGAAATAAAAGATGAAAATTTAAAAGATTATTATGTAACTTTTAATGATGAGGTAATTTTTGAATTATTCCCATTTTATAAAACAGGTTACTATATTTCTATAATTACTTGGCCTATTGATATCAAAGAGTGGAAAGGTGTAAATATAGTAGCAGTTGATATGGCTGGAAATAAATCTATTACAAAAGTTCCATATTATATTCAAAGTTTTAAAGAAAAAGTTGATAATTTAAATATTAGTGATGATTTTATTTATAGCGTAAGTAAAAATGTTCTTGAACTAAGCAATATGGATATACCAACTAATCCAGTGGATATTTTTGTAAAAGCAAATAAAGATTTAAGAGCAGAAAATTTAAAAACAGTTAAAAATATAGTTGTTAAAAATTTCCAAGATAGTCAAAATATGCCTTTTGAAGTAAAAACTTTTATAAGAATGTCAAATGCAAAAACTTTTGCAATGTTTGGAGAAAGAAGACATTACTTTTACAATGGTGAAAAAGTTGATGAAGCTTGGCATTTAGGTATGGATTGGGCAAGTGTTAGAAGAGCAGATATAGTAGTTTCAAATCCAGGAAAAGTTATTTTCAGAGATTATTTAGGGATTTATGGAGAGAGTATTATTGTTGACCATGGCTTAGGTTTAGCATCTTTATATGCACATACAAGTAGTCAAGATGTTGAAGTTGGAGATTTTGTAAAAGCTGGACAAAAAATAGGAAATACCGGAGCAACAGGAGCAGTATTTGGAGATCATTTACACTTTGGAATTTTAGTTCAAGGAATTGAAGCTAATCCAAATGAATGGTTAGATAGCAATTGGATGAAATTAAATCTTACAAATACTATAAATGATGCGATTAAAATTATAGATGGAAATCAAAAATGA
- the rimP gene encoding ribosome maturation factor RimP: MNLEEQIKLIVENNGLKLYDIVTVRENDRNIFRVVVTSPDGVNLDKCAEVSRMISPILDIEEPMNGVYNLEVSSPGIERKLKKKEHYIASVGELIKVKNLETEVFKGKLLKADEEKIVILTEFGEEELTYDNILSASTYFEW, translated from the coding sequence ATGAATTTAGAAGAACAAATCAAATTAATAGTTGAAAATAATGGTTTAAAACTTTATGATATTGTTACAGTAAGGGAAAATGATAGAAATATTTTTAGAGTTGTTGTAACTTCTCCAGATGGTGTAAATCTTGATAAGTGTGCAGAAGTTTCTAGAATGATATCTCCAATTTTAGATATTGAAGAGCCAATGAATGGAGTTTATAATCTTGAAGTTAGCTCTCCTGGAATTGAGAGAAAATTAAAGAAAAAAGAGCATTATATAGCTAGTGTAGGAGAACTCATAAAGGTTAAAAATCTTGAAACAGAGGTGTTTAAAGGTAAACTTCTAAAAGCTGATGAAGAAAAAATAGTAATTCTCACAGAGTTTGGAGAAGAAGAATTAACTTACGATAATATCTTAAGTGCATCAACATATTTTGAGTGGTAA
- the infB gene encoding translation initiation factor IF-2: protein MSDKVRVFEIAEEAGSTSAEVMQKAKELGIDLKTAQATVSFEDAEEITQYIMTGKSSRLKKVSTPKVTKEKKEKIKEDNLDDDTEVSKTEEIEVKSKEIVKKVEVKKPVIAKPNLKTSANDSILNESDIQENQNKIVPKRKGLVIIKKKRPNEEVETKVTQEVVNKKPLKSLSDIFGDDDNNSTINEKQVRTQSQEELNRQRIKKEKKKTAVRAQDHGKKLEVARDYDEFSSSDDSLLGEEVVLLDMDLSDTYKIFDEPKPVNTTNHSRSSKPAAFGNTPTGLQRGKRKKRIVRTQEKVEIKNVTIPEDIRVYEFAEACGKSPAEVIKVLFSLGMMVTKNDFLKQDELEILGEEFGIDVTVKDALEDVNYEESYDEEIDTSSFVTRPPVVTIMGHVDHGKTSLLDKIRSSKVAAGEAGGITQHITSYTVTKNGQKITFVDTPGHEAFSAMRTRGANVTDIIIIVVAADDGVKMQTEEVISHAKASGCPIIVAMNKMDKESANPDMVKAQMAEKNLTPVDWGGDIEFIPVSARTGDGIEDLLENILIQSELLELKADPSAKAKATVIEASLEKGRGPVANIIVQNGTLRVGDNIVCDTTFGRVKAITNDMGEIVKELGLSETGTVLGLNEVPTTGSSMVAMDTEKEVRDIATTRAEHARAKELSKSTKVSLEEMSGLIAEGKIKQLPVIIKADVGGSLEAIKGSLEKIANDEVKVKVVHAAVGGITESDIVLASASEGCIILGFNVRPTGTVKAKAKADGVEINTYSIIYDLLDDVKDALSGMMSAVIREENTGQAEVRDTFVVPKVGTVAGCLVTDGKVIRGGHARIIRDGVVTYTGKISSLKRFKDDVKEVVNGFECGIMFEKFNDIKVGDYIETFIQIEEKVSIDD, encoded by the coding sequence ATGTCAGATAAAGTAAGAGTTTTTGAGATTGCAGAAGAAGCTGGTTCAACTAGTGCTGAAGTAATGCAAAAAGCAAAAGAGTTAGGGATAGATTTAAAAACAGCACAAGCAACTGTATCATTTGAAGATGCGGAAGAGATTACGCAATATATTATGACTGGTAAAAGTTCAAGACTGAAAAAAGTATCTACGCCAAAAGTAACTAAAGAGAAAAAAGAAAAAATTAAAGAAGATAATTTAGATGATGATACAGAAGTATCAAAAACAGAAGAAATAGAAGTTAAATCTAAAGAAATAGTAAAAAAAGTTGAAGTTAAAAAACCAGTAATTGCAAAACCAAATTTAAAAACTTCAGCGAATGATTCAATTTTAAATGAATCAGATATACAAGAGAACCAAAATAAAATAGTTCCAAAAAGAAAAGGTTTGGTGATTATCAAGAAGAAAAGACCAAATGAAGAAGTAGAAACTAAAGTTACTCAAGAAGTTGTAAACAAAAAACCTTTAAAATCTTTAAGTGATATATTTGGAGATGATGATAATAACTCTACTATAAATGAAAAACAAGTAAGAACTCAAAGTCAAGAAGAATTAAATAGACAAAGAATAAAAAAAGAGAAGAAAAAAACTGCAGTAAGAGCTCAAGACCATGGAAAAAAATTAGAAGTTGCTAGAGATTATGATGAATTTTCAAGTAGTGATGATTCACTTTTAGGAGAAGAAGTAGTTTTACTTGATATGGATTTAAGTGATACATATAAGATATTTGATGAACCAAAACCTGTAAATACTACAAATCATTCAAGAAGTTCAAAACCAGCTGCATTTGGGAATACTCCAACAGGACTTCAAAGAGGGAAAAGAAAGAAAAGAATTGTAAGAACACAAGAAAAAGTTGAAATAAAAAATGTAACAATTCCTGAAGATATAAGAGTATATGAATTTGCTGAAGCTTGTGGTAAATCTCCAGCTGAAGTTATAAAAGTTTTATTTAGCTTAGGAATGATGGTTACAAAAAATGACTTTTTAAAACAAGATGAATTAGAAATTCTTGGAGAAGAGTTTGGAATAGATGTAACAGTTAAAGATGCTTTAGAAGATGTGAATTACGAAGAAAGTTATGATGAAGAGATTGATACAAGTTCTTTTGTAACTAGACCACCTGTTGTTACAATAATGGGACATGTTGATCATGGTAAAACATCACTTTTAGATAAAATTAGAAGTTCAAAAGTTGCTGCTGGTGAAGCTGGTGGAATTACTCAACATATAACTTCATATACAGTTACAAAAAATGGACAAAAGATTACTTTTGTTGATACTCCAGGTCACGAAGCATTCTCTGCTATGAGAACAAGAGGTGCAAATGTTACAGATATTATTATAATAGTTGTTGCTGCAGATGATGGTGTAAAAATGCAAACAGAAGAGGTTATCTCTCATGCGAAAGCTAGTGGTTGCCCAATAATTGTAGCTATGAATAAGATGGATAAAGAATCTGCAAATCCAGATATGGTAAAAGCACAGATGGCTGAAAAAAATCTAACACCTGTTGATTGGGGAGGAGATATTGAATTTATTCCTGTTTCAGCTAGAACTGGTGATGGAATAGAAGATTTATTAGAAAACATTTTAATTCAATCAGAACTATTAGAATTGAAAGCTGATCCAAGTGCAAAAGCAAAAGCTACTGTTATAGAAGCATCTTTAGAAAAAGGAAGAGGGCCTGTTGCAAATATTATTGTTCAAAATGGTACTTTAAGAGTTGGGGATAATATTGTTTGTGATACTACATTTGGAAGAGTAAAAGCTATTACAAATGATATGGGTGAAATTGTAAAAGAATTAGGATTAAGTGAAACAGGAACAGTTTTAGGTTTGAATGAAGTTCCTACTACTGGTTCTAGTATGGTTGCTATGGATACTGAAAAAGAAGTAAGAGATATAGCTACTACTAGAGCTGAACATGCTAGAGCTAAAGAGTTATCAAAATCTACTAAAGTTTCACTTGAAGAAATGAGCGGATTAATAGCCGAAGGGAAAATCAAACAATTACCAGTTATCATAAAAGCTGATGTTGGAGGTTCATTAGAAGCTATTAAAGGTTCTTTAGAAAAAATAGCAAATGATGAAGTAAAAGTAAAAGTTGTTCATGCTGCTGTTGGTGGTATTACAGAGTCTGATATTGTATTAGCAAGTGCTAGTGAAGGTTGTATTATCTTAGGATTTAATGTAAGACCAACTGGTACAGTAAAAGCAAAAGCAAAAGCTGATGGAGTTGAAATAAATACATACTCAATAATTTATGATTTACTTGATGATGTAAAAGATGCTCTTTCTGGAATGATGAGTGCAGTTATTAGAGAAGAAAATACTGGACAAGCAGAAGTTAGAGATACATTCGTTGTTCCAAAAGTTGGAACGGTTGCTGGGTGTTTAGTAACTGATGGGAAAGTTATTCGTGGTGGTCATGCTAGAATTATTAGAGATGGAGTTGTTACATATACAGGTAAAATATCATCATTAAAACGATTTAAAGATGATGTTAAAGAAGTTGTAAATGGATTTGAATGTGGGATTATGTTTGAAAAATTCAATGATATTAAAGTTGGAGATTATATTGAAACATTCATTCAAATAGAAGAGAAAGTTTCAATAGACGACTAA
- the rbfA gene encoding 30S ribosome-binding factor RbfA, with protein sequence MKSINLQRTESLLMELIPQALSQLADTRINSLPITGVNCKNGKYDAIVYFDGSDFDKEETKAVIQALNKANGRIKSDVLASTGWYKCPNFKFEVDTTLEKSKHLEDLFAQIKKDKKIKSEQE encoded by the coding sequence ATGAAAAGTATCAATCTTCAAAGAACAGAATCTTTATTGATGGAGTTAATTCCACAAGCTTTGTCACAATTAGCTGATACAAGAATTAACTCATTACCAATTACTGGAGTTAATTGTAAAAATGGTAAATATGATGCTATTGTTTACTTTGATGGAAGTGATTTTGATAAAGAAGAGACAAAAGCTGTAATTCAAGCTTTAAATAAAGCAAATGGTAGAATAAAAAGTGATGTACTAGCAAGTACAGGTTGGTATAAATGTCCAAATTTTAAATTTGAAGTAGATACAACTTTAGAAAAATCTAAGCATCTTGAAGATTTATTTGCTCAAATAAAAAAAGATAAAAAAATAAAGAGTGAACAAGAATGA